One part of the Acidobacteriota bacterium genome encodes these proteins:
- a CDS encoding M20/M25/M40 family metallo-hydrolase, with amino-acid sequence MLKTFRWSHREVGRLALASTLIALTMVQPGSICKAQEGSPKSAVDPQIAAALKQVSAEHVQQTIQKLVSFGNRSTISAQDDDAIKAGKGIGAAREWIKSEFERYSKDCGGCLEVKTDSFLEKPADRIPKPTQITNVYAVLRGTDPKQADRIVLVTGHYDSRNSDTFNTTDPAPGANDDGSGTAVSLECARVLITLKFPATIIFLTVAGEEQGLNGSTHFAEMAKKEGWKLEAVLNNDIVGGDRSAQQDASVVRVFSEGLPNAATEKDIRRIRGLGGESDSPSRELARYVLEVGRTYSSGVKPMAVFRLDRFLRGGDHYAFNQNGFTAVRFTEFREDYNHQHQNVRTENGIEYGDLPKFVNFDYMAEVARLNAATLASLASSPAPPAKVKMLTKELENDTHLTWEPADGVASYEVLWRATSSPDWEHVQTVSTTSAALKVSKDNVIFAVRAVDAAGHRSLPVVPEPER; translated from the coding sequence ATGCTGAAAACATTCCGTTGGTCGCATCGAGAAGTCGGCCGTTTGGCTCTCGCCTCCACGCTGATTGCACTGACAATGGTGCAACCCGGTTCTATCTGCAAGGCTCAGGAGGGATCGCCGAAAAGCGCAGTCGATCCGCAGATTGCGGCCGCTTTGAAGCAGGTATCTGCCGAGCATGTGCAGCAAACCATACAAAAACTAGTCAGCTTTGGAAATCGGTCCACGATCTCAGCGCAGGATGATGATGCCATTAAGGCTGGGAAAGGCATCGGCGCGGCGCGGGAGTGGATTAAGAGCGAGTTCGAACGCTACTCCAAAGACTGTGGCGGATGTCTCGAAGTAAAAACCGATTCTTTCCTCGAAAAGCCAGCCGACCGGATTCCGAAGCCGACGCAGATCACGAATGTTTATGCCGTATTGCGCGGCACAGATCCAAAGCAGGCTGACCGCATCGTGCTCGTTACCGGCCACTACGATTCACGGAACAGCGACACGTTCAACACCACCGACCCCGCGCCAGGAGCGAATGACGATGGCAGTGGGACGGCCGTCAGCCTGGAGTGCGCGCGCGTCCTGATCACGCTGAAGTTTCCCGCCACAATTATTTTTCTCACCGTAGCCGGAGAGGAACAGGGGTTGAACGGCAGCACGCATTTCGCCGAGATGGCGAAAAAAGAAGGTTGGAAGCTGGAGGCCGTTCTCAATAACGACATCGTAGGCGGCGATCGCAGTGCGCAACAGGATGCGAGCGTGGTGCGAGTATTTTCCGAAGGCCTGCCCAACGCGGCGACAGAGAAGGACATCCGACGGATTCGCGGGCTCGGCGGGGAAAGTGATTCGCCATCGCGCGAACTGGCTCGCTACGTGTTGGAAGTGGGACGGACGTATTCCTCGGGTGTGAAGCCCATGGCGGTTTTTCGGCTTGACCGGTTTCTGCGCGGCGGTGACCACTACGCGTTCAATCAAAATGGATTTACAGCAGTGCGCTTCACCGAATTTCGCGAAGATTACAACCATCAGCATCAGAACGTGCGGACCGAAAACGGCATCGAATATGGCGATCTACCGAAATTCGTGAATTTCGACTACATGGCCGAGGTCGCACGACTGAATGCCGCCACGCTGGCGTCATTGGCATCGAGTCCGGCGCCTCCAGCGAAAGTAAAGATGTTGACCAAGGAACTGGAGAACGACACGCATCTTACCTGGGAGCCCGCGGACGGAGTGGCGAGCTATGAGGTGCTGTGGCGCGCGACCAGCAGTCCGGATTGGGAGCACGTCCAAACGGTTAGCACGACCAGTGCAGCGCTCAAGGTTTCGAAGGATAATGTCATATTCGCCGTGCGCGCCGTCGATGCAGCAGGACATCGCAGCCTGCCGGTAGTGCCGGAGCCGGAAAGATAA
- a CDS encoding FAD-dependent thymidylate synthase has protein sequence MSEVILSEPATVNHSPITDQRNGGEPLVEVFAVYGAEPEIQAYAMAKYSRSSLSMKESLKEITSQKAEKFLNTFYFQYGHRSIADLAHIALAIERLSILAAIVVADETRWDGQERSTRYQDFRKSGYFTPDFGDDIAARSLYRQALDQLFVDYERLSEKMFEHLRGITPKPDDMKQDAYERTLRARAFDISRYFLPLATNTSLGEIVNARTLETQVAHLLSQPHKEVRNLGSLLKNAALSPAYNPNEESLRALVDEIRSHSPEMAGRAERELLREVRVAPTLVKYADPNAYEIETRRELRQAAADLMRGAEIAGAPLVDLLDEEPLEVELATTLLYEHCHYSYRQLRQTVAAAGDVRRREIIELGLRHRGKHDEMLRPFSAGQQFRFDILMDIGGFRDMHRHRRCVQIMQDFTTVHGFDTPPEVDAANQRSEYESVLQRVASTVNKIAASSGTEARQNAQYAIPLAFRKRTLFKMDFAEAVYISELRTTPAGHASYRNVAYAMYEAVAAKYPALAKYFRVHDVREPVDLLKR, from the coding sequence ATGTCTGAAGTAATTCTAAGCGAGCCCGCAACTGTGAACCACTCCCCCATCACCGATCAGCGCAATGGCGGCGAACCGTTGGTCGAGGTTTTCGCCGTCTATGGTGCGGAACCCGAGATCCAGGCCTATGCGATGGCGAAGTACTCACGCTCTTCGCTGTCGATGAAGGAATCGCTGAAAGAAATCACCTCGCAGAAGGCCGAGAAGTTTCTGAACACCTTCTACTTTCAGTACGGACACCGGTCGATTGCCGACCTGGCCCACATCGCGCTTGCCATTGAGCGGCTGTCGATCCTGGCGGCGATCGTAGTTGCGGACGAGACGCGCTGGGATGGGCAGGAACGCTCCACGCGGTATCAGGATTTTCGCAAGAGCGGATACTTCACGCCCGATTTCGGCGACGACATTGCCGCGCGATCGTTGTATCGGCAAGCTCTCGACCAACTGTTTGTAGACTACGAGCGGTTGTCAGAGAAGATGTTCGAACATCTTCGCGGAATTACACCCAAGCCCGACGACATGAAGCAGGATGCGTACGAACGCACGCTGCGTGCCCGCGCCTTCGATATCTCACGCTATTTCCTCCCGCTGGCCACGAATACTTCGCTTGGAGAAATTGTCAACGCTCGGACGTTGGAAACGCAGGTCGCGCACCTGCTCTCTCAACCACATAAAGAAGTGCGTAACCTTGGCTCGCTGTTAAAGAATGCGGCGCTCTCCCCCGCTTACAACCCCAACGAGGAATCACTGCGCGCTTTGGTCGATGAGATTCGCTCCCATTCTCCAGAAATGGCAGGCCGCGCCGAGCGCGAACTGTTGCGCGAAGTAAGAGTTGCGCCGACCCTGGTCAAATATGCGGATCCCAACGCGTATGAAATCGAGACGCGCCGCGAACTTCGGCAGGCTGCTGCCGATCTGATGCGGGGCGCGGAGATTGCAGGCGCTCCGCTGGTTGATCTGCTCGATGAAGAGCCGTTGGAGGTGGAACTCGCCACCACTCTTCTTTATGAGCACTGTCACTATTCCTACCGCCAGCTTCGGCAGACCGTGGCTGCGGCGGGAGATGTGCGCCGCCGCGAAATTATCGAATTGGGACTGCGTCATCGCGGCAAGCACGACGAAATGCTGCGTCCGTTCTCGGCCGGCCAGCAATTTCGTTTCGACATTCTCATGGACATCGGCGGTTTTCGCGATATGCACCGCCATCGCCGCTGCGTGCAGATCATGCAGGACTTCACCACCGTCCACGGCTTTGACACACCGCCTGAAGTGGATGCCGCGAATCAGCGCTCGGAGTACGAATCTGTTTTGCAGAGGGTAGCGTCGACTGTAAACAAGATCGCCGCAAGCAGCGGCACGGAAGCCCGCCAGAATGCGCAATACGCAATTCCGCTCGCCTTCCGCAAGCGTACGCTTTTCAAGATGGACTTTGCCGAAGCCGTCTACATCTCCGAACTGCGCACGACGCCCGCAGGGCATGCGTCGTACCGTAACGTGGCCTATGCGATGTATGAGGCAGTGGCTGCGAAGTATCCAGCGCTCGCGAAATATTTCCGAGTGCACGACGTGCGCGAGCCGGTGGACTTGCTGAAGCGGTAG
- a CDS encoding GNAT family N-acetyltransferase codes for MTLLQATSAEEISEVRQLFLEYAESLGFSLCFQGFDEEVKNLPGAYAPPRGRLLLASLNGQAAGCIALRELEPAICEMKRLYVRSDFRGKSVGRVLVDGIIAEAQSIGYERMRLDTIGSSMQDAIALYRRRGFREIAPYRTNPIEGALYLELLL; via the coding sequence GTGACCTTGCTGCAGGCTACCTCGGCTGAAGAAATCTCCGAGGTTCGCCAGCTTTTCCTCGAATATGCCGAGTCACTCGGCTTCAGCTTATGTTTCCAGGGCTTTGACGAAGAAGTGAAGAATCTTCCTGGCGCGTATGCCCCGCCCCGCGGACGATTGCTGCTCGCATCGCTGAATGGCCAGGCTGCTGGGTGCATCGCGTTGCGGGAACTTGAACCGGCGATCTGCGAGATGAAACGCCTTTACGTTCGCTCGGATTTTCGCGGGAAAAGCGTAGGGCGGGTGCTAGTGGACGGCATCATCGCCGAGGCCCAGAGCATCGGCTACGAACGAATGCGTCTGGACACGATTGGATCGTCTATGCAGGATGCGATCGCACTCTACCGGCGACGTGGCTTCCGCGAGATTGCGCCTTACCGGACGAATCCGATTGAAGGCGCCCTCTACCTCGAGTTGTTACTGTAG
- a CDS encoding OmpA family protein, with amino-acid sequence MSRRKKIRSHSNHERWLVSYADFITLLFAFFVLLYSSSQVDKKKVGKLALAIQVAFQEMGVFETSSTRVPVDFDNPMPFNTVQSVDSVQRNANLAQIAAHDSSALGGGGVENGDLSALQRELESALALEISRQEISMRREPDGLVISLREVGFFESGSGQMKQESEAAFDRIAELLRKRNCRLRIEGHTDNIPIHTALFPSNWELSTSRATEIVRLLIVRDGFDASHLSAAGYAEYHPAASNSTPQGRSMNRRVDIVILGETLRAVAVPAPSVPDLLQKPSPATPGPRPLQ; translated from the coding sequence ATGAGCCGCCGCAAGAAGATTCGCAGCCATAGCAATCATGAACGCTGGCTGGTTTCGTACGCGGACTTCATTACCTTGCTCTTTGCATTCTTTGTGCTTCTTTATTCTTCGTCGCAGGTGGACAAGAAGAAAGTTGGGAAGCTGGCTCTGGCCATACAAGTTGCGTTTCAGGAAATGGGCGTTTTCGAAACCTCCTCGACCCGCGTTCCCGTCGACTTTGACAATCCTATGCCGTTCAATACCGTGCAATCGGTGGACAGCGTGCAACGCAACGCGAACCTCGCGCAGATTGCTGCGCATGACAGTAGCGCGCTCGGAGGGGGTGGGGTGGAAAACGGCGATCTATCTGCGCTCCAACGCGAACTGGAAAGTGCGCTGGCGCTCGAAATCTCGCGGCAGGAAATCTCCATGCGCCGTGAACCGGACGGGCTCGTCATCAGCTTGCGCGAAGTGGGCTTCTTTGAAAGTGGGTCCGGCCAGATGAAACAGGAATCAGAAGCCGCATTTGACCGCATCGCCGAGTTGTTGCGCAAACGCAATTGCCGCCTGCGCATCGAAGGTCACACCGACAACATTCCCATCCACACCGCCCTGTTCCCATCGAACTGGGAACTGTCCACTTCGCGGGCAACCGAGATTGTGCGTTTGCTGATCGTCCGGGACGGATTCGATGCTTCCCATCTCAGCGCGGCTGGCTACGCCGAATATCATCCTGCGGCATCCAACAGCACGCCGCAGGGACGCAGCATGAACCGGCGTGTGGATATTGTGATTCTGGGCGAGACGCTGCGTGCAGTGGCGGTACCCGCACCCTCTGTCCCCGATCTTCTGCAAAAGCCATCGCCCGCGACCCCCGGGCCACGACCGCTACAGTAA
- a CDS encoding rhomboid family intramembrane serine protease yields MYRGKTVSLSFPPFTPWVKRIVIACTGIFFLQEVLGRVAPNLGFGEFLQDYFCLMPAAVVEHGRVWQLATYSLLHGGLWHLLTNMLTLWMFGSQEEQDWGSRRFIEFYLFCVVGAALVTMGVSYLGWGMTPRTITLGASGGIYGLLIAFGMLYGDRELFLFPLPVAIKAKYLVAILMFIVLISAFQPSQGGVANFAHLGGALFGFLYLKLLPKRGISFATTEKYFGLRNSYYRWKRKKAAKKFEVYMRDHDRKVTFDEHGNYVPPDENDKPNGGSKSGWVN; encoded by the coding sequence ATGTACCGCGGAAAAACGGTCTCGCTGAGTTTCCCTCCCTTCACACCCTGGGTGAAGAGGATCGTGATCGCGTGCACGGGGATTTTCTTCCTCCAGGAAGTGTTGGGGAGAGTGGCGCCGAATCTCGGCTTCGGCGAATTCTTGCAGGACTACTTTTGCCTCATGCCCGCAGCTGTGGTGGAGCATGGGAGGGTCTGGCAGTTAGCTACGTATTCTCTCCTGCATGGCGGACTCTGGCATCTGCTGACCAACATGCTCACGCTTTGGATGTTCGGCTCGCAGGAAGAACAGGATTGGGGTTCCCGCCGATTTATCGAGTTCTACCTCTTTTGTGTAGTGGGCGCAGCACTGGTGACGATGGGCGTCTCCTATTTGGGATGGGGTATGACTCCCAGAACGATTACGTTGGGTGCATCAGGCGGGATTTACGGTCTCCTGATTGCATTTGGCATGCTCTACGGAGATCGCGAACTTTTCCTTTTCCCGCTTCCGGTCGCGATCAAGGCGAAGTATTTAGTCGCCATCCTGATGTTCATCGTCTTGATCTCCGCGTTCCAGCCTTCCCAGGGCGGAGTCGCCAATTTCGCTCACCTGGGTGGAGCGCTCTTTGGTTTTCTTTACCTGAAACTCTTGCCAAAGCGTGGGATCAGCTTTGCGACGACGGAAAAATATTTTGGCCTGCGAAATTCTTACTACCGTTGGAAGCGCAAGAAAGCGGCCAAGAAATTTGAAGTCTACATGCGCGATCACGACCGCAAAGTTACATTTGACGAGCACGGCAACTACGTCCCGCCCGATGAAAACGACAAGCCTAACGGTGGATCGAAGTCGGGTTGGGTGAACTGA
- the fliS gene encoding flagellar export chaperone FliS yields MTSPRTAYRENDVRGATSDRLVVLLYDQIILDLVQAAHAIEREDVERRTKMLNHAILVIAHLQSPLDFANGGKVAKDLDHFYNVLRHNLLQVQFYPSLQGIRQQITDVQVLREAWIEVERSKEPEPHLATKAAAAGATSSSPAAGTTHRRVDWEG; encoded by the coding sequence ATGACTAGTCCTCGCACGGCCTATCGCGAAAACGATGTACGGGGAGCGACCTCAGACCGTCTCGTGGTCTTGCTATACGACCAGATCATTCTGGATCTCGTTCAAGCTGCGCACGCGATCGAGCGCGAGGATGTGGAGCGGCGTACGAAGATGCTGAACCACGCCATCCTTGTGATCGCTCACCTGCAATCGCCGCTCGATTTCGCCAATGGCGGCAAAGTCGCGAAGGATCTGGATCATTTTTACAATGTGCTGCGACACAATCTATTACAGGTCCAGTTCTATCCGTCATTACAAGGGATTCGCCAGCAGATCACGGACGTACAGGTTTTGCGTGAAGCCTGGATCGAAGTGGAGCGGTCAAAAGAACCAGAGCCGCACCTAGCAACAAAGGCCGCTGCTGCTGGGGCAACTTCGTCCTCGCCGGCTGCCGGGACGACACATCGGCGTGTCGACTGGGAGGGTTAA
- a CDS encoding flagellar motor protein: MDKATLAGLVLAVGGIVLGLILEGGNVGQLIQPTAAMIVFGGTLGAVLINFPLVVVWGAFRRLANMFQEPSENAQSTIDALVKYANRARREGIVSLDSELPNIEEPFLRRALMLAVDGTEPQELRKIMELALDNIEEQDEKIPQVFEAAGGFSPTIGIIGAVLGLIQVMQHLDKIDEVGKGIAVAFVATIYGVGAANIVFLPTSGKLKIRLRNEQIIREMTLEGVVSILEGMNPRMLEEKLLGFLEARETTAIPEVEPT, from the coding sequence GTGGATAAGGCAACCCTCGCCGGTCTTGTACTGGCCGTGGGCGGCATCGTTTTGGGTTTGATTCTGGAAGGTGGCAATGTGGGCCAGTTGATCCAGCCCACGGCCGCCATGATCGTGTTTGGGGGAACGCTCGGTGCGGTCCTGATTAACTTCCCGCTGGTGGTTGTCTGGGGCGCCTTCCGAAGATTGGCCAACATGTTTCAGGAGCCAAGCGAGAATGCGCAGTCCACGATCGACGCATTGGTAAAGTACGCAAACCGGGCTCGCCGTGAAGGCATTGTCTCGCTCGACTCCGAACTGCCGAATATCGAAGAGCCGTTCCTTCGCCGCGCCCTCATGCTGGCAGTTGACGGAACAGAGCCGCAGGAGCTCCGCAAGATTATGGAACTGGCGCTCGACAACATCGAAGAACAAGACGAGAAGATCCCGCAGGTCTTCGAAGCGGCCGGAGGGTTTTCTCCGACCATCGGCATCATTGGAGCTGTGTTGGGATTGATCCAGGTGATGCAGCATCTCGACAAGATCGACGAGGTTGGCAAAGGGATCGCCGTGGCATTCGTCGCGACCATCTACGGTGTGGGTGCTGCAAACATTGTTTTCTTGCCAACCTCCGGCAAGTTAAAGATTCGTCTCCGTAACGAACAGATCATCCGCGAAATGACGCTCGAGGGCGTGGTATCGATCCTGGAAGGAATGAATCCGCGCATGCTCGAAGAGAAGCTTCTCGGCTTTCTGGAAGCGCGTGAAACCACCGCCATCCCCGAAGTGGAACCGACATGA
- the fliD gene encoding flagellar filament capping protein FliD: MAISFNASALLNGNGIDVKSVVNAILAQQTGPLTTWQNQQTDLSTQAGLLAGLNNNLTSLAASVLSLANPHGPLASQSASSSQDGILTASAQNTAVAGNHQIVVSSLATTGTLYTNPLADGNTSFLADGVTTGDIKLQIGGPDGTTHDIAITAGVNDTISTLASYINDQKWGVTANVVTDAGGSRLALFSQATGIPGALSIASNDTGLTFNAPVGGTNASLTIDGVPISSTSNTVTGAISGVTLNLASASPATTVQLAVGPDANAATSAINNFVDAYNSVIGIINRQFTVNPATNTQGPLGSDSTLRALQSRLLSDVTFSIAGNSGLVNLASLGIDLNNDGTLSVNTVATDGHPTLSNVLAENPAAVQSFFTNSSTTGFANNFNNDLFSLTDTTDGIVNLDIAGNKAQQKSLSTQITNLQDRLTAQQTQLTALYARVNATLESYPSLLFTVTAIIGALNGNFNVAPPSTNTTPNTGTITK, translated from the coding sequence ATGGCAATAAGCTTCAATGCCTCGGCGCTGCTGAACGGCAACGGAATTGATGTGAAGTCCGTGGTCAATGCAATTCTGGCCCAGCAAACGGGCCCCCTGACGACCTGGCAGAATCAGCAAACCGATTTGTCCACGCAAGCTGGACTGCTCGCCGGCTTGAACAACAATCTGACGAGTCTGGCTGCTTCTGTACTCTCGCTCGCAAATCCGCATGGGCCACTCGCGTCGCAGTCGGCATCGTCATCGCAAGATGGCATTCTGACAGCGAGTGCCCAGAACACAGCAGTTGCGGGCAATCACCAGATCGTCGTCTCCAGCCTCGCGACCACTGGGACGCTCTATACCAACCCCCTCGCGGACGGCAACACCTCATTCCTCGCCGATGGCGTCACCACTGGCGATATCAAGCTGCAAATTGGCGGTCCGGACGGCACCACTCATGACATCGCAATTACGGCGGGTGTCAACGACACGATCAGCACTCTGGCGAGTTATATCAACGATCAGAAATGGGGAGTTACCGCGAATGTCGTAACCGACGCGGGTGGCTCGCGACTGGCCCTTTTCAGCCAAGCCACCGGCATCCCAGGCGCGCTGTCGATTGCAAGCAACGACACGGGCCTCACCTTCAATGCGCCCGTGGGCGGGACCAACGCCTCATTGACCATCGACGGCGTCCCGATCAGCAGCACGTCGAACACGGTAACCGGGGCAATCAGCGGGGTCACATTGAATCTCGCCAGCGCGTCTCCGGCCACGACTGTGCAGCTCGCGGTTGGACCGGATGCGAACGCTGCCACTTCAGCGATCAACAACTTCGTCGATGCCTACAATTCGGTGATTGGAATTATCAACCGGCAGTTCACCGTAAATCCGGCGACGAACACGCAAGGCCCGCTGGGATCCGACAGCACTTTGCGAGCGCTGCAGTCCCGTCTGCTCAGCGACGTCACCTTTTCCATCGCCGGAAACAGCGGCCTCGTCAACCTGGCTTCCCTCGGCATTGACCTCAATAATGACGGGACGCTGTCCGTGAATACCGTGGCCACCGATGGGCATCCCACACTCAGCAATGTGCTGGCGGAAAATCCGGCAGCCGTGCAGAGCTTCTTTACCAATAGTTCGACGACTGGCTTTGCCAACAATTTCAACAATGATCTCTTCAGCCTTACGGACACGACCGACGGGATCGTTAACCTCGACATTGCCGGCAACAAGGCCCAACAGAAATCGTTGTCGACTCAAATCACGAATCTGCAGGACCGTCTTACCGCTCAACAAACCCAATTGACCGCCCTCTATGCCCGCGTGAACGCGACGCTGGAATCGTATCCATCACTTTTGTTTACGGTGACGGCAATCATTGGGGCGTTAAACGGCAATTTCAACGTTGCACCACCGTCCACCAACACGACGCCGAACACGGGCACGATCACCAAGTAA
- a CDS encoding flagellar FlbD family protein, which yields MIQLTRLNNHPLTVNSDLIKFVEQSPDTVITLLTGEKIIVLENADEVMERVIQFRRSVLQGIMLWWDNRATLSPLLASDKRTSSDEE from the coding sequence ATGATCCAACTCACCCGCCTCAATAACCATCCGCTCACCGTAAATTCCGACCTCATCAAGTTTGTCGAGCAGTCTCCGGACACGGTGATCACGTTGTTGACGGGAGAGAAGATCATCGTGCTGGAAAACGCGGACGAAGTGATGGAGCGGGTGATTCAGTTCCGGCGATCCGTGCTCCAGGGAATCATGTTGTGGTGGGATAACCGCGCCACTCTGTCGCCGTTACTGGCGAGTGATAAACGCACGAGCAGCGATGAAGAGTAG
- a CDS encoding glucose 1-dehydrogenase, with the protein MSRKLAGKVALVTGASKGIGAAIAKHLAAEGASVIVNYSSSKSGADQVVTEIVGKGGKAVAVQADVAKQADITRLLAETKKAFGQLDILVNNAGIYEFSPLESVSEESFHKQFNLNVMGLLLPTKEASKYFGAAGGSVVNVSSVVSTLTPPSSSVYSATKESVDAVTKILAKELGPRKIRVNSVNPGLVITEGLHSAGMAEGDFRKNIEATTPLGRVGQPDDIAPAVVFFASDDASWITGESLVIAGGLR; encoded by the coding sequence ATGTCTAGGAAACTTGCAGGGAAAGTTGCGCTCGTCACCGGCGCATCCAAAGGAATCGGCGCCGCAATCGCGAAGCATCTGGCCGCGGAGGGCGCATCTGTCATTGTCAATTATTCATCTAGCAAGAGCGGTGCTGACCAGGTGGTGACGGAAATTGTCGGCAAAGGCGGGAAAGCTGTTGCTGTGCAGGCCGACGTCGCCAAGCAGGCTGACATCACGCGTCTGCTGGCGGAGACGAAGAAGGCTTTTGGCCAACTCGACATTCTGGTCAACAATGCAGGAATCTACGAGTTTTCGCCGCTGGAAAGCGTTTCCGAAGAAAGCTTCCACAAGCAATTCAACCTGAATGTCATGGGTCTACTCTTGCCCACGAAAGAAGCATCCAAATACTTCGGCGCCGCGGGTGGCAGTGTCGTGAACGTGAGTTCGGTGGTGAGCACTCTCACCCCGCCTTCTTCCTCGGTGTACTCCGCTACGAAAGAAAGTGTCGACGCGGTCACAAAAATTCTGGCGAAGGAATTGGGGCCGCGCAAGATTCGCGTGAACTCAGTGAATCCGGGGCTGGTGATAACGGAAGGCTTGCACAGCGCAGGAATGGCCGAAGGAGATTTTCGCAAGAACATCGAGGCGACCACTCCGCTTGGCCGGGTTGGGCAGCCCGACGATATCGCTCCGGCGGTGGTGTTCTTTGCCTCCGACGACGCTTCGTGGATCACGGGCGAATCCCTGGTCATTGCGGGCGGTCTTCGCTAA
- a CDS encoding SRPBCC family protein → MFRVEQFVPRPLQEVFEFFAKAENLEELTPPWLHFRILSVSPGPLRQGTLIQYALRWRIFPIRWTTEITEWEPPYRFVDVQLKGPYSLWSHEHRFVVEGNGTRILDEVQYRVPLGPIGSLAHNLKVKKDVESIFAYRRSVVRRLFGE, encoded by the coding sequence ATTTTTCGCGTCGAACAATTCGTACCGCGTCCCTTGCAGGAAGTATTTGAGTTCTTTGCGAAAGCCGAGAACCTGGAAGAACTCACGCCGCCCTGGCTTCACTTCCGCATCTTGAGCGTATCTCCAGGCCCGTTGCGCCAAGGGACGCTGATCCAATATGCGCTGCGTTGGAGAATATTCCCGATTCGCTGGACGACTGAGATCACCGAATGGGAGCCTCCATATCGGTTCGTCGACGTGCAACTCAAGGGACCGTACAGCTTGTGGAGTCATGAACATCGGTTCGTCGTCGAAGGCAACGGAACACGCATTCTGGATGAAGTGCAATACCGTGTCCCGCTCGGACCTATTGGTTCGCTTGCGCACAACTTGAAAGTGAAGAAAGATGTTGAATCCATCTTCGCCTACCGTCGCTCCGTCGTACGCCGATTGTTCGGGGAATAA